From the genome of Nocardia sp. NBC_01503, one region includes:
- the sigE gene encoding RNA polymerase sigma factor SigE produces the protein MVDAAREPATLPVQDISSDATTVSDEDLDAAALSGTAAFDATGDRTMMPTWDELVREHADRVYRLAYRLTGDQQDAEDLTQETFIRVFRSLQNYQPGTFEGWLHRITTNLFLDMVRRRNRIRMEALPEDYDRVPSEGPGPEQVYHDANLDPELQAALDSLAPEFRAAVVLCDIEGLSYEEIGATLGVKLGTVRSRIHRGRQALKEHLAHNGVERRFAAAENAR, from the coding sequence ATGGTCGACGCGGCGCGTGAACCCGCCACCCTGCCCGTGCAGGACATCTCTTCGGACGCCACCACAGTGTCGGACGAAGATCTCGACGCGGCTGCGCTCAGCGGCACCGCTGCCTTCGATGCCACCGGTGACCGCACCATGATGCCCACCTGGGACGAACTGGTCCGGGAACACGCCGACCGCGTGTACCGCCTGGCCTACCGTCTCACCGGCGATCAGCAGGACGCCGAGGATCTGACCCAGGAAACCTTCATCCGGGTGTTCCGCTCATTGCAGAACTACCAGCCGGGCACCTTCGAGGGCTGGCTGCACCGCATCACCACCAACCTCTTCCTGGATATGGTGCGGCGCCGCAATCGGATTCGCATGGAGGCGCTACCCGAGGATTACGACCGGGTGCCGTCCGAGGGTCCGGGTCCCGAGCAGGTCTACCACGACGCCAATCTGGACCCTGAGCTGCAGGCGGCACTGGATTCGCTGGCTCCGGAGTTCCGTGCCGCGGTGGTGCTCTGCGATATCGAGGGGCTGTCCTACGAGGAGATCGGCGCGACGCTCGGGGTCAAACTCGGCACCGTCCGCAGCCGGATCCACCGAGGACGTCAGGCACTCAAAGAACACCTTGCGCATAATGGAGTGGAGCGGCGTTTCGCCGCCGCCGAGAACGCCAGGTGA
- a CDS encoding ABC transporter ATP-binding protein: MNAPANPAISVRDLHKNFGQVHALDGLDLEVDEGEVHGFLGPNGAGKSTTIRVLLGILSRTSGDAQVLGRDPWTDAVALHRDIAYVPGDVTLWPTLSGGETIDLLARMRGGLDQQRRAELIERFELDPKKKARAYSKGNRQKVALVSAFSSHARLFLLDEPTSGLDPLMEQTFRECVHEASQRGCTVLLSSHILSEVEALCQRVTIIRAGRTVESGTLASMRHLSRTSITAEMIGDPGDLSRIPGVADISREDHTLHCQVDGEHLGELIKVLGDAGVRSLVSAPPTLEELFLRHYSLNGEGAAESGRDSAELQRVAK, encoded by the coding sequence ATGAATGCTCCGGCCAACCCGGCCATCTCGGTCCGGGATCTGCACAAGAACTTCGGCCAGGTGCACGCCCTCGACGGCCTCGACCTGGAGGTCGACGAGGGGGAGGTGCACGGGTTCCTCGGCCCGAACGGCGCGGGGAAGTCCACCACCATTCGGGTACTGCTCGGCATCCTGTCCCGCACCTCCGGTGACGCCCAGGTGCTCGGGCGCGATCCATGGACCGACGCGGTCGCCCTGCACCGCGATATCGCTTATGTCCCAGGCGATGTCACGCTCTGGCCGACGCTGAGCGGCGGTGAGACCATCGATCTGCTGGCGCGTATGCGCGGCGGGCTGGATCAGCAGCGCCGTGCCGAGCTGATCGAGCGGTTCGAACTCGATCCGAAGAAGAAGGCGCGCGCCTACTCCAAGGGCAATCGGCAGAAGGTGGCGCTGGTCTCGGCCTTCTCCTCGCACGCCCGGTTGTTCCTGCTGGACGAACCCACCTCGGGCTTGGACCCCCTGATGGAGCAGACATTTCGCGAATGCGTGCACGAGGCATCCCAGCGCGGATGCACGGTGCTGCTCTCCAGTCACATCCTCTCGGAGGTGGAGGCGCTATGTCAGCGGGTCACCATCATCCGCGCCGGGCGGACGGTGGAGTCCGGCACGCTTGCCTCGATGCGGCATCTGAGCCGCACCTCCATCACCGCCGAAATGATCGGCGACCCGGGTGATCTGAGCCGGATTCCGGGCGTCGCCGATATCAGCCGCGAGGATCACACGCTGCACTGCCAGGTGGACGGTGAACACCTCGGTGAACTCATCAAGGTGCTCGGTGATGCCGGGGTGCGCAGCCTGGTCAGCGCGCCGCCGACGCTGGAAGAGCTGTTCCTGCGTCACTATTCGCTCAATGGCGAGGGCGCCGCCGAATCCGGCCGGGACTCCGCCGAACTGCAGCGGGTCGCGAAATGA
- a CDS encoding TetR/AcrR family transcriptional regulator, producing the protein MRSASEDLTTRARIRDAAITTFGEQGFGVGVRAIAAAAGVSPGLVNHHFGSKEGLRTACDDHVREVVRAAKVEFAQRPSSNGLLQQLAEIEEFAPHMAYLLRSFQSGGSLLISFFEHMVEDVEGYLTAGIEAGTYRAPKDLKATARYLATTNGGGIMMFLQLYEAKHEGRIDFRKALREYADLMMLPALEIYTNGMLTDSMMLDTLNPPAPQ; encoded by the coding sequence ATGCGTTCAGCCTCTGAGGATCTGACCACCCGGGCCCGGATTCGCGATGCCGCGATCACCACCTTCGGGGAGCAGGGTTTCGGGGTGGGAGTACGGGCCATCGCCGCCGCGGCGGGGGTATCGCCCGGCCTGGTGAATCACCACTTCGGCTCCAAAGAGGGCCTGCGCACAGCCTGTGACGACCACGTGCGGGAGGTGGTGCGCGCCGCGAAAGTGGAGTTCGCACAGCGCCCCTCGTCGAACGGCCTGCTACAGCAATTGGCGGAGATCGAGGAATTCGCACCGCATATGGCCTATCTGTTGCGCAGCTTCCAATCCGGCGGCAGCCTGCTCATCAGCTTCTTCGAGCATATGGTCGAGGATGTCGAAGGCTATCTCACCGCCGGTATAGAGGCCGGAACCTACCGTGCCCCAAAGGATTTGAAAGCCACCGCGCGTTATCTGGCCACCACCAACGGCGGCGGGATCATGATGTTCCTGCAGCTCTACGAGGCCAAGCACGAGGGCCGCATCGATTTTCGAAAAGCATTGCGCGAGTACGCCGATCTCATGATGCTGCCCGCACTCGAGATCTACACCAACGGCATGCTCACCGATTCGATGATGCTGGACACCCTGAATCCCCCGGCTCCCCAATGA
- a CDS encoding S1C family serine protease codes for MTTESKNTGPIPGEGPAANNLPNSAQASDSAADRGNLRPSDAPVLGPRPVYRPHVDTHTARAFRRPSGQPGSFSPRTAAAAAAAAAQDGPLVQNRPPDAVLAEAFGRPAGSDEILQRDPDAKAEAAANAAPADPWRDPNSAARLGSPAVQTPQPQPLAPGRQLSAREVLFGSRVAPKALAILAGVALVIGLAGGLVGRLTAESTSALTSRKVALQSTDSTNVSHGQISKVVDAVMPAMVTVRAWVGDSGSTGSGVVIDGAGYIVTNNHVISLAANDKSGKAQLQVVFSDGTRVPTSIVGRDIKSDLAVLKVDVKNLSVIQLGNSDEVKVGDDVLAIGSPLGLEKTVTSGIVSALHRPVKVGGEGTDTNATLDAVQTDAAINHGNSGGALVDMQGRLIGINSAIKSESGGSVGLGFAIPVDQVKRISQALIHDGQVHHPRLGVSAKTKIVANDVMSGAAVADVQAGSPAAKAGIVEGDVIVKVGDRDVSGPEELTVAVQSNEIGQTVNVRLIRDGREVDVPVTLESD; via the coding sequence GTGACCACCGAATCGAAGAACACGGGCCCGATTCCGGGTGAGGGGCCCGCGGCGAACAACCTGCCGAATTCTGCGCAGGCTTCGGATTCGGCGGCCGATCGGGGGAACCTGAGGCCGTCGGACGCACCGGTCCTGGGGCCGCGACCGGTTTATCGGCCGCATGTCGACACCCATACCGCGCGCGCCTTCCGCCGTCCGAGTGGGCAGCCTGGTTCGTTCTCCCCGCGCACGGCCGCCGCCGCTGCCGCTGCCGCCGCGCAGGACGGGCCGCTGGTGCAGAACCGCCCGCCCGATGCCGTACTGGCCGAGGCGTTCGGTCGCCCGGCGGGTTCGGACGAGATTCTGCAGCGCGATCCCGACGCCAAGGCCGAGGCCGCCGCGAACGCCGCGCCGGCCGATCCGTGGCGGGATCCGAATTCCGCTGCCCGCCTTGGCTCCCCGGCGGTGCAGACTCCGCAGCCGCAGCCGCTCGCCCCGGGCCGTCAGCTCTCCGCTCGCGAGGTGTTGTTCGGCAGCCGGGTCGCGCCCAAGGCGCTGGCGATTCTGGCCGGTGTGGCGCTGGTGATCGGTTTGGCCGGCGGTCTGGTGGGGCGGCTCACCGCCGAATCCACCTCCGCGCTGACCTCCCGCAAGGTGGCGTTGCAGTCGACGGATTCGACGAATGTCTCGCACGGCCAGATCTCCAAGGTCGTGGACGCGGTCATGCCCGCGATGGTGACCGTGCGCGCCTGGGTCGGCGATTCGGGTTCCACCGGTTCGGGCGTGGTGATCGACGGCGCGGGTTACATCGTCACCAATAATCACGTGATCTCACTGGCCGCGAATGACAAGAGCGGCAAAGCCCAACTGCAGGTGGTCTTCTCCGATGGCACCCGGGTGCCGACCAGCATTGTCGGCCGCGATATCAAATCCGATCTGGCGGTGCTCAAGGTCGATGTGAAGAACCTGTCGGTGATTCAGCTCGGTAATTCCGATGAGGTGAAGGTCGGCGACGATGTGCTGGCCATCGGTTCCCCGCTGGGCCTGGAGAAGACCGTCACCTCCGGTATCGTCTCGGCGCTGCATCGCCCGGTGAAGGTCGGCGGTGAGGGCACCGATACCAATGCCACCCTGGACGCCGTACAGACCGATGCCGCGATCAATCACGGCAACTCCGGTGGCGCGCTCGTGGATATGCAGGGCCGGTTGATCGGCATCAACTCCGCTATCAAGTCCGAGAGCGGCGGTTCGGTGGGTCTGGGCTTCGCGATTCCGGTGGATCAGGTGAAGCGGATTTCGCAGGCGCTGATTCACGACGGCCAGGTGCATCATCCGCGATTGGGTGTGAGCGCCAAGACCAAGATTGTCGCCAATGATGTGATGAGCGGTGCCGCGGTCGCCGATGTGCAGGCCGGTAGCCCGGCCGCCAAGGCCGGCATCGTGGAGGGCGATGTGATCGTCAAGGTCGGTGATCGTGATGTGTCGGGTCCGGAGGAATTGACGGTCGCGGTGCAGTCCAACGAGA
- a CDS encoding O-methyltransferase, with translation MSQTPAASNLQRNLAYVEESVAEDEILIGARERALELGAAPVPPSVGALLSMYAQLLGARAVVEVGTGAGVSGLWLLDGMREDGTLTTIDSEPEHQRAAREAFRSAEIAPARTRLINGRALDVLPRLADGAYDLVFIDAAPLEHPQYVAQAVRLLREGGAILLHNALLGGRVPDPAQRDPQTQAVRAATRAIAEDPALTSVLIPVGDGLLCASRG, from the coding sequence GTGAGCCAGACTCCCGCGGCATCGAACCTGCAGCGCAACCTCGCCTACGTGGAGGAATCCGTCGCCGAGGACGAGATTCTCATCGGCGCGCGCGAACGCGCCCTCGAACTCGGCGCGGCACCGGTACCCCCTTCAGTGGGGGCACTGCTGAGTATGTACGCCCAATTGCTGGGCGCGCGTGCGGTGGTCGAGGTCGGCACCGGGGCCGGGGTGAGCGGACTCTGGCTGCTCGACGGCATGCGCGAGGACGGCACGCTCACCACCATCGACTCCGAACCCGAACATCAGCGCGCCGCGCGCGAGGCGTTCCGCTCGGCCGAGATCGCGCCCGCGCGCACCCGGCTGATCAACGGCCGGGCGCTGGATGTATTGCCGCGCTTGGCGGATGGGGCATACGACCTGGTGTTCATCGATGCCGCGCCGCTGGAGCATCCGCAGTATGTGGCGCAGGCGGTTCGATTACTACGCGAGGGCGGGGCCATCCTGCTGCACAACGCGTTGCTCGGCGGGCGGGTCCCCGATCCGGCGCAGCGCGATCCCCAGACCCAGGCGGTGCGCGCGGCGACCCGCGCGATCGCCGAGGATCCGGCGCTGACGAGCGTGCTCATCCCGGTCGGCGACGGGCTGCTCTGCGCCTCGCGCGGGTAA